Proteins from a genomic interval of Myxococcota bacterium:
- a CDS encoding acyl-CoA dehydrogenase family protein, protein MDLSYSAEYEKFRGEVKAFLAGSWPLRGDEAKLPGEKRAALFRERAIAAGFLARSIPKRYGGSEQAADVLKAQIIRDEFARARAPGEMAGIGPSMLVPTLLEKGSEWQKERFIAPTIRGEIVWCQGYSEPGSGSDLASLQTKAELRGDEWVINGQKIWTSGAHRADYMFCLCRTEPAAQKHGGISYLLLSMKQPGIEVRPLRQMTGAADFNEVFFTDARTPKDWIVGKRGEGWLVSRTTLKHERNMIGDAANALATFQSLVSLAQRTTRAGKPAIQDPAIRQRLVQLEGYVRSHQYSGYRQLTKAAKSQDPGRVQLMNKLTSTNIGNEIAKLALDLLGDDGLYEPGERTLGAGPRSNAQWVGQFMWSLGSAVAGGTANIQRNVIGERGLGLPRDAAASAKG, encoded by the coding sequence ATGGACCTCAGCTACAGCGCCGAGTACGAGAAGTTCCGCGGCGAGGTGAAGGCGTTCCTCGCCGGCTCCTGGCCGCTGCGCGGCGACGAAGCGAAGCTGCCCGGCGAGAAGCGCGCTGCGCTGTTCCGCGAGCGCGCGATCGCGGCGGGCTTCCTCGCGCGCTCGATCCCCAAGCGCTACGGCGGCTCGGAGCAGGCCGCCGACGTGTTGAAGGCGCAGATCATCCGCGACGAGTTCGCGCGCGCGCGCGCGCCCGGCGAGATGGCCGGCATCGGCCCCAGCATGCTCGTGCCCACGCTGCTCGAGAAGGGCAGTGAGTGGCAGAAGGAGCGCTTCATCGCGCCGACCATCCGGGGCGAGATCGTCTGGTGTCAGGGCTACAGCGAGCCGGGCTCGGGCAGTGACCTGGCGTCGCTGCAGACCAAGGCCGAGCTCCGCGGCGACGAGTGGGTGATCAACGGGCAGAAGATCTGGACCTCGGGCGCGCACCGCGCCGACTACATGTTCTGCCTGTGCCGCACCGAGCCCGCGGCGCAGAAGCACGGCGGCATCTCGTATCTGCTCTTGTCGATGAAGCAGCCGGGCATCGAGGTCCGGCCGCTGCGCCAGATGACCGGCGCCGCCGACTTCAACGAGGTGTTCTTCACGGACGCGCGCACGCCCAAGGACTGGATCGTGGGCAAGCGCGGCGAGGGCTGGCTGGTCTCGCGCACCACGCTCAAGCACGAGCGCAACATGATCGGCGACGCGGCCAACGCGCTCGCCACCTTCCAGTCACTCGTCTCGCTCGCGCAGCGCACCACGCGCGCAGGCAAGCCCGCGATCCAGGACCCCGCGATCCGCCAGAGACTCGTGCAGCTCGAAGGCTACGTGCGCTCGCACCAGTACTCGGGCTACCGGCAGCTCACCAAGGCCGCCAAGAGTCAGGACCCCGGCCGCGTCCAGCTCATGAACAAGCTCACCTCGACGAACATCGGCAACGAGATCGCGAAGCTCGCGCTCGACCTGCTCGGCGACGACGGACTCTACGAGCCGGGCGAGCGCACCCTGGGCGCCGGTCCGCGCAGCAACGCGCAGTGGGTCGGCCAGTTCATGTGGTCGCTCGGCAGCGCGGTCGCGGGCGGCACCGCGAACATCCAGCGCAACGTGATCGGCGAACGCGGGCTCGGGCTGCCGCGCGACGCCGCGGCGTCGGCGAAGGGCTGA
- a CDS encoding acyl-CoA dehydrogenase family protein → MNFDLSEEQELLQETVRQFAANECPPTRVRAIFDGDAGHEPELWKGLVELGLGAIAVPDEFGGAGLELLDQALVAEALGGAALPGPFLAHSLAGLAILWAGSDLQKKTWLPRLAAGERLGTVAFDDGGERWQPSDWSLPAGPTLSGVKSAVPFAEHADLFVVGTAGGGLALVERGARGAVTRDLHGVDRTRRLGELALENTPCESLPNGVAASARVRDAGLVLLAADAFGGAQHLLEASVEYAKTRQQFGVTIGSFQGLKHQLANLAVEIEPARGLYWYAAHAFDHVPEESERSAALAKAHLTQVYMQTARDAVEAHGGIGFTWECDVQIYFKRAMFDRAFLGTPAVHRERAAALAGW, encoded by the coding sequence GTGAACTTCGACCTCTCGGAAGAGCAGGAGCTCTTGCAGGAGACGGTGAGACAGTTCGCGGCCAACGAGTGTCCCCCCACGCGCGTGCGCGCGATCTTCGACGGCGACGCCGGCCACGAGCCCGAGCTGTGGAAGGGGCTGGTCGAGCTGGGTCTGGGCGCGATCGCGGTGCCCGACGAGTTCGGGGGCGCGGGGCTCGAGCTGCTCGACCAGGCACTGGTCGCCGAGGCGCTCGGTGGGGCCGCGCTGCCGGGCCCGTTCCTGGCTCACTCGCTGGCCGGGCTCGCGATACTCTGGGCCGGCAGCGACCTGCAGAAGAAGACCTGGCTGCCGCGCCTGGCCGCGGGCGAGCGGCTGGGCACGGTGGCCTTCGACGACGGCGGCGAGCGCTGGCAGCCGAGTGACTGGTCGCTCCCGGCCGGACCGACACTCTCTGGTGTCAAGAGCGCGGTGCCGTTCGCGGAGCACGCCGACCTGTTCGTGGTCGGCACGGCGGGCGGCGGGCTCGCGCTGGTCGAGCGCGGTGCCCGCGGCGCCGTGACTCGCGACCTGCACGGCGTGGACCGCACGCGCCGGCTGGGCGAGCTCGCGCTCGAGAACACGCCGTGTGAGTCGCTGCCGAACGGGGTCGCGGCCTCGGCGCGCGTGCGCGACGCGGGCCTGGTGCTGCTGGCCGCCGACGCCTTCGGCGGCGCGCAGCACCTGCTCGAGGCGTCGGTCGAGTACGCCAAGACGCGCCAGCAGTTCGGGGTCACGATCGGGAGCTTCCAGGGCTTGAAGCACCAGCTCGCGAACCTGGCGGTCGAGATCGAGCCGGCGCGCGGCCTCTACTGGTACGCCGCGCACGCCTTCGACCACGTGCCCGAGGAGTCGGAGCGCAGCGCCGCGCTCGCCAAAGCGCACCTGACCCAGGTCTACATGCAGACGGCGCGCGACGCGGTCGAGGCCCACGGCGGCATCGGCTTCACCTGGGAGTGCGACGTCCAGATCTACTTCAAGCGGGCGATGTTCGACCGCGCCTTCCTGGGCACGCCCGCCGTGCACCGGGAGCGCGCGGCCGCGCTCGCCGGATGGTGA
- a CDS encoding enoyl-CoA hydratase-related protein, whose amino-acid sequence MSDSLHTRFDLKDGIATITLHRPEKMNAWTAQMGAELNAHLVRCDEDDAVRAVVVTGAGRAFCAGADLERGGETFAGGAESAGSGARPRRVVQPWEVRKPIIAAINGAAVGVGMTLPLQYDLRVAAKDAKLGFLFVRRGVMTELSSTWILPRLVGIARAADLLLSGRIVLGEEAASLGLVNEAVDTAQVLPRALEIARSIAENCAPLSVALTKRMIWEHLGGPPPLEVAKREAKALWALGRMADSREGVTSFLEKRKPRWTLSPTKDMPEIPSLD is encoded by the coding sequence ATGAGTGACTCGCTGCACACGCGCTTCGACCTGAAAGACGGGATCGCGACGATCACGCTCCACCGGCCGGAGAAGATGAACGCCTGGACCGCGCAGATGGGCGCGGAGCTGAACGCCCACCTGGTGCGCTGCGACGAGGACGACGCGGTGCGCGCGGTGGTGGTGACCGGCGCGGGACGCGCGTTCTGCGCCGGCGCAGACCTGGAGCGCGGCGGCGAGACGTTCGCCGGCGGCGCCGAGAGCGCCGGGTCGGGCGCGCGGCCGCGCCGCGTGGTGCAGCCGTGGGAGGTGCGCAAGCCGATCATCGCCGCGATCAACGGCGCGGCGGTCGGTGTCGGCATGACGCTGCCGCTGCAGTACGACCTGCGCGTCGCCGCGAAGGACGCGAAGCTCGGCTTCCTGTTCGTGCGCCGCGGCGTGATGACCGAGCTGTCGAGCACCTGGATCCTGCCGCGCCTGGTCGGGATCGCGCGCGCCGCCGACCTGCTCTTGTCGGGCCGCATCGTGCTCGGCGAGGAGGCCGCGTCACTCGGGCTCGTGAACGAGGCCGTCGACACGGCACAGGTGCTGCCGCGCGCGCTCGAGATCGCGCGCAGCATCGCCGAGAACTGCGCGCCGCTCTCGGTCGCACTGACCAAGCGCATGATCTGGGAGCATCTGGGCGGCCCGCCGCCGCTCGAGGTGGCGAAGCGCGAGGCGAAGGCGCTGTGGGCGCTGGGTCGCATGGCCGACTCGCGCGAGGGCGTCACGAGCTTTCTCGAGAAGCGCAAGCCGCGCTGGACGCTCTCGCCCACCAAGGACATGCCCGAGATCCCGTCGCTCGACTGA